From a single Labrenzia sp. PHM005 genomic region:
- a CDS encoding AlpA family transcriptional regulator, giving the protein MEETNLSQFDTQHPASVEQAILVLLQHLSGVKTQPRNTSRSKTGSSQARQSRATRSRKKRLASSASSTLLTPAQAAKRLNLSPKTLANYRSLGIGPKFVRLSGRAIRYCPRDLHDYVKCRRFDNTSAADSLIRSQGENARRTGQ; this is encoded by the coding sequence ATGGAAGAAACAAACCTTTCTCAATTTGATACCCAGCATCCAGCTAGTGTTGAACAGGCTATTTTGGTTCTGTTGCAACACCTTTCAGGGGTCAAAACGCAACCTCGCAATACCTCGAGATCGAAAACGGGCAGCTCTCAAGCACGCCAGTCTAGAGCAACCCGCAGCCGTAAGAAGCGCCTAGCATCCTCTGCAAGCAGCACACTGCTAACTCCAGCGCAGGCGGCGAAGCGGCTTAATCTCTCTCCCAAAACGCTCGCAAACTATCGCTCCCTAGGAATTGGCCCGAAGTTCGTCCGTCTTTCCGGCCGGGCGATTCGATACTGCCCTCGCGACCTACACGACTACGTGAAATGTAGACGCTTCGACAACACAAGCGCCGCGGACAGTCTAATTCGGAGCCAAGGTGAAAACGCCCGTAGGACTGGCCAATGA
- a CDS encoding septal ring lytic transglycosylase RlpA family protein, which yields MTLLQRWALGAAVVCAVLLSPQEPSASEFVQCGKASWYKLRGKTASGEPADPQGLTAAHRKLPFGTLATVTNLANGRSVTVRINDRGPFAKGRVIDVTQAAAVKLGFVQQGITRVKVVADTPKSSETSRQNCQ from the coding sequence ATGACTTTGCTCCAAAGATGGGCCCTTGGCGCAGCCGTGGTTTGCGCAGTCTTGTTATCCCCCCAGGAACCATCCGCCAGTGAATTTGTCCAATGCGGCAAAGCCTCCTGGTATAAATTGCGTGGCAAAACGGCCAGCGGTGAGCCCGCTGATCCCCAGGGATTAACCGCTGCCCACCGAAAACTGCCTTTCGGCACCTTGGCAACAGTGACAAATTTGGCGAATGGCCGGTCGGTCACGGTCCGTATTAATGACAGAGGCCCCTTTGCAAAGGGCAGGGTAATTGATGTAACTCAGGCTGCTGCTGTGAAACTCGGGTTTGTGCAGCAAGGAATTACCCGCGTGAAAGTTGTCGCAGACACGCCTAAAAGTAGCGAAACATCTCGGCAAAATTGCCAATAA
- a CDS encoding GTPase-associated system all-helical protein GASH: MAKLPDMSADFARWYTEAFMDDGSRRDLRWKGLLAATAKADHEVVEVLTRLAFQTPVAARGRKSEELNEVYDRLIVDLAGGDTTFDPTNSARELQILAAAALVRLFETNCDAALTVVTASFVGARRPDLPMDLLCLAEKALIALASSKHTRIDVGELKIAAPKINYELEENELEGLDHTKVEEQFKILQASNEAAIQRVVLSQNKIIQRLYDQILLDEEELQILWWLFGGYSQLLNKPFSKATDLEKPLALAHELGNMTVVAPGPSSIRAMLLRVGVTTKKVKFSDAVNAANLEWAQSASESKLVSPVTTPIHFALEQRADLGSDDSWQAGWSSLTGLASDTSISAIELSELFYREHVFINVSA; encoded by the coding sequence ATGGCTAAGCTTCCAGATATGAGCGCAGATTTCGCGCGATGGTATACTGAGGCTTTTATGGATGACGGATCTCGCCGAGATCTTCGTTGGAAAGGCTTACTGGCTGCAACTGCAAAAGCAGATCATGAAGTAGTTGAAGTATTGACAAGGCTTGCGTTTCAAACTCCTGTTGCAGCGCGAGGTCGAAAGAGCGAAGAACTAAATGAAGTCTACGATAGGCTGATCGTGGACCTTGCAGGCGGCGACACCACTTTTGATCCGACCAATTCAGCACGTGAACTTCAGATACTTGCCGCTGCTGCCTTGGTGAGGCTCTTTGAAACAAACTGCGATGCAGCGCTTACAGTAGTAACTGCTTCGTTCGTTGGGGCGCGTCGACCAGACCTGCCAATGGATTTATTGTGCTTGGCCGAAAAGGCTCTTATTGCACTGGCCTCAAGTAAGCACACTAGGATTGATGTTGGCGAATTGAAGATAGCTGCGCCAAAGATAAACTATGAATTAGAAGAAAACGAGCTGGAAGGCTTAGACCACACTAAAGTTGAAGAACAATTTAAGATTCTTCAGGCTTCGAACGAAGCGGCTATTCAACGTGTTGTGTTGAGTCAAAATAAAATCATACAGAGATTGTATGATCAGATCTTGTTGGACGAAGAAGAGTTGCAGATACTTTGGTGGTTATTCGGTGGGTATAGCCAATTACTAAATAAGCCATTCTCCAAAGCAACTGATTTGGAAAAGCCATTGGCCCTGGCCCATGAACTTGGGAATATGACCGTTGTTGCGCCTGGCCCTTCTTCAATACGTGCAATGCTTTTAAGAGTTGGCGTGACCACCAAGAAAGTTAAATTTTCCGACGCTGTGAACGCAGCGAACCTCGAGTGGGCTCAGTCCGCTTCGGAATCAAAACTGGTTTCTCCTGTTACTACACCGATACATTTTGCACTCGAGCAGCGCGCTGATCTAGGCTCAGATGACTCGTGGCAAGCAGGATGGTCTAGTTTGACTGGACTAGCTTCAGACACCTCAATTTCTGCAATAGAATTGTCAGAACTTTTCTATCGAGAACATGTTTTTATAAACGTGAGTGCCTGA
- a CDS encoding metallophosphoesterase, protein MLLLHISDIHFKSPECLDPSQDPHLAIRTRMMRDLAQQVGVLGEIDAILIGGDVAFKADPDEYHTAWNWIQELAAISGCPKGRIFTVPGNHDVDRNIIRQNVPTQSAQHMISSAPTNQREWRLGQQLANEESGQSLFAAHSAYNDFAAPFGCQVWPDKPFWHQDLPLEGGVTLRIYGLTSTLLSGQNGEDDIQGSLYLSPRQTVLNPVPNTANLVLVHHPIDWLSDADEVDDALTTRAAFHLFGHKHRQRAIMAEYVRLGAGAVNPSRGEQPYQPGYNLIALEVEGQGRDRHIKVELHQRRLQDVPERFESIKNAQGGDVFCTVIPVPEEAPFPIVSNPIDAAPSSKTDTGLNHSNTSIVLDAEAAMGETDTRELLYRFWRLTSGQRRTIITELGLLEEGELRLPEPERYGRALIRAGERNLINEIAAAVARMES, encoded by the coding sequence ATGCTATTGCTTCATATTTCAGATATTCATTTCAAGTCGCCAGAATGCCTTGACCCCTCACAAGACCCACACCTCGCCATTCGTACGAGGATGATGCGCGATCTTGCTCAACAGGTTGGTGTGCTAGGTGAAATCGACGCTATCTTAATTGGTGGGGATGTCGCGTTTAAGGCGGATCCAGACGAATACCATACCGCTTGGAATTGGATCCAGGAGCTAGCGGCCATCTCGGGATGCCCAAAAGGTCGAATTTTTACAGTTCCGGGTAATCACGACGTAGACCGAAACATTATTAGGCAAAACGTTCCGACGCAGTCTGCACAACACATGATTTCGTCAGCGCCTACCAACCAGCGGGAATGGCGGTTGGGCCAACAGCTTGCCAATGAGGAGAGCGGTCAGTCTCTTTTTGCCGCCCATTCTGCATATAATGATTTTGCTGCACCTTTTGGTTGCCAAGTTTGGCCTGACAAGCCTTTCTGGCACCAAGATCTTCCACTTGAAGGTGGCGTGACGCTTCGCATTTATGGTCTAACTTCCACATTGCTATCAGGGCAAAATGGTGAAGACGACATTCAAGGAAGTCTTTATCTTAGCCCAAGGCAGACCGTCCTAAATCCAGTCCCCAATACCGCAAATCTTGTGTTAGTTCACCACCCTATTGACTGGCTTTCAGACGCAGATGAAGTCGACGATGCACTTACTACTCGCGCAGCATTTCACCTTTTCGGGCATAAACATCGGCAACGTGCCATTATGGCAGAATATGTCCGACTTGGAGCAGGCGCGGTAAATCCGTCGCGAGGTGAACAGCCTTATCAACCTGGCTATAACCTCATAGCTCTTGAAGTCGAGGGACAGGGCCGTGATCGTCATATTAAGGTCGAACTTCATCAGCGAAGGTTGCAAGACGTCCCTGAGCGCTTTGAATCTATAAAGAACGCACAAGGTGGCGATGTGTTCTGTACTGTAATTCCAGTCCCTGAGGAGGCGCCGTTTCCAATCGTTTCCAATCCAATCGATGCGGCGCCATCATCAAAAACCGACACTGGACTCAATCATTCCAATACCTCCATCGTACTAGATGCGGAGGCTGCCATGGGTGAAACAGATACGCGCGAGCTATTGTATCGCTTTTGGCGGCTTACAAGCGGCCAGCGACGAACAATCATCACCGAACTTGGGCTGCTAGAGGAGGGGGAGCTGAGACTTCCCGAACCTGAGCGTTATGGTAGAGCTCTCATACGCGCCGGCGAGCGCAATCTAATCAACGAAATTGCGGCAGCTGTCGCCCGAATGGAGAGCTAA
- a CDS encoding recombinase family protein — translation MARIGYARVSTTDQDLDVQIGKLKAEGCGIVRAEKVSGASRDGRTELSTVIEFLRPEDELLVCRLDRLGRDTRDVLNVIHECEQKGAFVTVLDPHVSTRGEMGQMVLTILGMVAQMERRFIKERQREGIERAKQKGVYQGGKRRLDHDGIRKAHAEGKGASEIAKLFGCSRMQVYRIIDVNN, via the coding sequence ATGGCGCGCATAGGCTATGCCAGGGTCAGCACCACTGACCAGGATCTGGACGTTCAAATCGGCAAACTGAAGGCGGAAGGCTGCGGCATCGTTCGCGCCGAAAAGGTCTCCGGCGCCAGCCGGGACGGCCGCACCGAACTCTCAACAGTGATCGAATTTCTCCGCCCCGAAGACGAACTGCTGGTCTGCCGGCTCGACCGCCTGGGCAGGGATACGCGCGACGTGCTCAACGTCATTCACGAATGCGAGCAGAAAGGCGCCTTTGTCACGGTTCTCGACCCGCATGTCTCAACGCGTGGCGAAATGGGCCAGATGGTGCTGACAATCCTCGGCATGGTTGCCCAGATGGAGCGCCGCTTCATCAAGGAGCGCCAGCGAGAGGGTATTGAGCGAGCAAAGCAGAAGGGCGTCTACCAGGGCGGCAAACGCAGGCTGGACCATGATGGTATTCGAAAGGCGCATGCTGAAGGGAAGGGGGCCTCGGAGATCGCTAAACTGTTCGGTTGCTCTCGGATGCAGGTTTATCGGATTATAGATGTAAATAACTAG
- a CDS encoding DUF927 domain-containing protein, whose product MKNSITFTRLQNLQNKKDSVLVTFPRTNNREAGKLVVAVSELSRPQSLREQLLDLGADISLKERFLPDEIPFSKEVGFLTVTPGWLLGSKQVFVLPTVVVGNSTDKVIHFDNQALRTPSTSSAGILDSWKTEVALPAKDSPIASFAIMVALASPLLRFSELTEAAIFNFAGNSSGGKTTACRVAQSVWSDPDKMPTWNATERAMVECAAGHSEIGLILDDVEQASQKVSERSKRVHELTHLLTSGTGKEVTKALNGEYPDLSFKTFILSSSPSLIAEECKKHGYPRTDGDRVRFLEIVVPHGDKGGIWQSIDGNFPALTAQMSDRLTAAARNNHGRAGVAWIRKLCKAEPSKIENALRTRTEGFLKRLHSQGSVETRIAKKIGLICAAAELAVNAKILPWTHDHVRIVAEFAFREIAKNALGVRPNINSTASALLEEFKDRSKYPKTDPHLRSQDGNHKTVQGYRDGKRIFIRSSAFMDRLNKKFRAQWSISSPTVRELLQELQTQGSFLPGPRERPTKDIRVAGKNLKFMEFDATKLEKLILPKTKSHLKRRPQSS is encoded by the coding sequence ATGAAAAATTCTATCACCTTCACACGTCTTCAGAACCTTCAAAACAAGAAAGACAGCGTGCTGGTCACATTCCCAAGAACGAATAATCGCGAAGCTGGCAAGCTTGTCGTTGCCGTGTCTGAGCTAAGTCGCCCCCAGTCGCTTCGTGAACAGCTTTTGGATTTAGGCGCAGACATTTCCTTGAAGGAGCGCTTCCTACCTGACGAAATACCTTTCTCAAAGGAGGTTGGGTTTCTGACCGTTACGCCCGGCTGGCTCCTTGGGAGCAAACAAGTATTTGTACTGCCAACTGTAGTAGTCGGCAATTCCACAGATAAGGTCATTCACTTCGACAATCAGGCTCTCCGCACGCCGTCCACCAGCTCAGCAGGTATTCTTGACAGTTGGAAAACAGAGGTCGCATTGCCTGCAAAGGACAGCCCAATTGCATCCTTCGCGATCATGGTTGCTCTCGCATCTCCGTTGCTGCGCTTCAGTGAACTGACAGAAGCTGCAATTTTTAATTTCGCCGGCAACAGCTCTGGAGGAAAAACGACGGCCTGCCGTGTAGCTCAGTCCGTATGGAGTGATCCGGACAAGATGCCGACCTGGAATGCGACTGAACGGGCCATGGTTGAATGTGCGGCAGGGCACTCTGAGATTGGGCTCATCCTCGATGACGTTGAGCAGGCATCGCAGAAGGTCTCCGAACGTTCAAAGAGGGTACACGAACTCACCCACCTCCTGACGTCCGGCACCGGAAAAGAGGTTACAAAAGCGCTTAACGGAGAGTATCCCGACCTGTCATTCAAGACGTTCATCCTTTCATCAAGCCCCTCATTGATCGCAGAGGAGTGCAAGAAACACGGCTATCCTCGAACCGATGGGGACAGGGTCCGGTTTCTGGAGATTGTGGTACCGCATGGCGACAAAGGAGGAATTTGGCAGTCGATAGACGGAAACTTTCCAGCTCTAACCGCTCAAATGTCCGACCGACTAACGGCTGCTGCAAGAAACAACCACGGGAGGGCCGGTGTCGCCTGGATTCGAAAGTTGTGCAAGGCGGAGCCTTCAAAAATTGAAAACGCCTTGCGCACTCGAACGGAAGGTTTCCTGAAACGGCTGCATTCCCAAGGTAGTGTCGAAACCCGAATTGCCAAGAAAATTGGATTGATCTGCGCAGCAGCAGAACTCGCAGTCAACGCGAAAATCCTGCCTTGGACACATGACCATGTCCGCATAGTCGCGGAGTTTGCGTTTCGTGAAATCGCAAAGAATGCACTGGGCGTGAGACCCAATATCAACTCCACAGCGTCGGCCTTGCTAGAGGAATTCAAAGACAGGTCAAAATATCCAAAGACAGACCCACACCTGCGTTCTCAGGATGGAAACCACAAGACTGTTCAAGGCTACAGGGACGGAAAGCGCATATTCATAAGGAGCTCCGCCTTTATGGATCGGCTGAACAAGAAGTTTCGTGCTCAGTGGTCGATCTCATCGCCAACTGTTCGAGAGTTGCTGCAAGAGCTACAAACACAGGGTTCATTCCTTCCTGGCCCCCGAGAAAGACCAACCAAGGATATTCGTGTCGCCGGCAAAAACCTGAAATTCATGGAATTCGACGCAACGAAGCTTGAGAAACTGATCCTGCCGAAAACCAAATCTCACCTAAAACGACGGCCCCAAAGCAGCTAA
- a CDS encoding DUF805 domain-containing protein has translation MNHYFDAMRLSFTFKGRSTRAQFWSFVLVVTLLLILTSVIDAAIDPTTQQPPVVTGLALLIHYVPMLSISVRRLHDTNRSGWWLLIGFVPLGLIVLLVFYCLPSNPASNRFNLTQKATA, from the coding sequence ATGAACCACTATTTTGACGCCATGCGCCTCAGCTTCACATTCAAGGGCCGGTCGACCCGGGCGCAATTCTGGAGCTTCGTGCTCGTTGTGACGCTTCTGCTCATTCTGACATCTGTCATCGATGCGGCGATTGATCCAACGACCCAGCAACCACCGGTCGTTACGGGCCTCGCACTCCTCATTCACTACGTGCCGATGCTGTCGATCTCTGTGCGTCGGCTGCACGACACAAACCGAAGCGGCTGGTGGCTGCTGATCGGTTTTGTTCCCCTCGGGTTGATCGTCCTGCTCGTTTTTTATTGCCTGCCGTCAAACCCAGCGAGCAACCGATTTAACCTAACCCAGAAGGCGACGGCCTAG
- a CDS encoding DUF3768 domain-containing protein, whose translation MSACATACQAEDRSTLIARLNDAFRTSFQGGSVMLTQSVAALSNTDQFLLFALVQQFEDFTPDNDPYGEHDFGSVDLQGNRFFWKIDCYDLDMTFASPDPADPAVTHRVLTVMRTEEY comes from the coding sequence ATGAGCGCCTGCGCTACAGCCTGTCAAGCAGAAGACCGCTCCACCTTAATTGCCCGCCTGAACGACGCGTTCCGCACCAGTTTCCAAGGTGGCTCCGTCATGCTCACCCAAAGCGTTGCCGCATTGAGCAATACCGACCAGTTCTTGCTGTTCGCCCTGGTCCAGCAGTTCGAAGATTTTACACCTGACAACGATCCTTATGGCGAACACGACTTCGGGTCAGTCGACCTTCAGGGCAATCGCTTCTTCTGGAAAATCGATTGTTACGACCTCGACATGACCTTCGCTTCACCTGACCCAGCAGACCCTGCCGTGACACACCGCGTGCTGACCGTGATGCGGACAGAAGAATATTGA
- a CDS encoding glycosyltransferase family 2 protein: MLATDTIALLEAATYTGLLVWVSITLVLTAVYCIEVLAAVFLPKRQIQCSEARVPMVVLIPAHNEEAGLADTLKASQKGLYPGDRILVVADNCSDDTAAVAFRNGAEVIERTDPDRRGKGYALDFGVRHLETNPPNCVVILDADCVPEASALDRIRRVALHRDRPAQARYLMTESQDNIAQKVSVFMFRLKNWIRPLGGFNLGGPSLLTGSGMAFPWNVLARANLAHGHLVEDMKLGFDLASAGKSPIFCNEAIILSPLPQSLDGATTQRSRWVRGHLSLMRTALKRLPRLIAMRKFSAVALALSILVPPLTILVFLQGVAVVSALIVTALLKLPFFPLGLALGAMVAFLITTLAAWWKYGRDLIPVRDLLGLVAHLLVRFAKYPMAVFKPKRSGWARTERDTDRSHK; the protein is encoded by the coding sequence ATGCTGGCAACCGATACAATAGCTCTATTGGAAGCCGCCACCTACACCGGGCTTTTGGTTTGGGTGTCGATCACCCTTGTCTTGACAGCTGTCTACTGTATCGAAGTTCTTGCAGCCGTTTTTTTGCCAAAACGGCAAATTCAGTGTTCTGAAGCGCGCGTCCCGATGGTCGTCCTCATTCCGGCGCATAATGAGGAAGCCGGTTTGGCGGACACCTTGAAAGCAAGCCAGAAGGGACTGTATCCGGGTGATAGGATCCTGGTTGTTGCTGACAACTGCTCCGATGATACCGCGGCGGTCGCGTTCCGAAACGGGGCAGAAGTGATCGAACGAACTGATCCGGATCGCCGCGGAAAGGGGTACGCCTTAGATTTTGGCGTTCGGCATCTTGAAACAAATCCACCGAACTGTGTGGTGATTTTGGATGCTGATTGTGTACCGGAAGCCTCAGCGTTAGACCGGATCCGTCGGGTGGCGCTTCATCGTGACCGCCCTGCCCAGGCTCGTTACTTGATGACAGAGTCTCAAGACAATATTGCCCAGAAAGTTTCCGTCTTTATGTTTCGTCTCAAAAACTGGATCCGTCCCCTCGGGGGTTTCAACTTGGGCGGTCCATCTCTGCTCACCGGTAGCGGGATGGCGTTCCCTTGGAACGTTCTGGCTAGGGCAAATCTGGCGCATGGGCATCTGGTGGAAGACATGAAACTGGGGTTTGATCTCGCTTCCGCCGGCAAGTCTCCCATTTTCTGTAATGAGGCGATCATCCTGAGCCCTTTGCCTCAATCTTTGGATGGCGCCACGACGCAGCGGTCAAGATGGGTTCGGGGGCATCTTTCGCTAATGAGAACGGCCCTGAAACGTCTGCCTAGGCTCATTGCCATGCGCAAGTTTTCTGCGGTTGCCTTAGCCTTGAGTATCTTGGTTCCACCTTTGACGATCCTAGTATTTTTGCAAGGTGTTGCGGTGGTGAGTGCGTTGATCGTCACTGCCTTGCTGAAACTGCCCTTTTTTCCGCTTGGATTGGCTCTTGGCGCGATGGTCGCTTTTTTGATCACGACATTGGCAGCTTGGTGGAAGTATGGTCGAGATCTCATCCCCGTACGGGATTTATTGGGGCTTGTGGCCCATTTGCTGGTCCGGTTCGCGAAGTACCCAATGGCTGTTTTCAAGCCAAAACGAAGTGGTTGGGCGCGCACCGAGCGGGATACGGACCGTTCACACAAATAG
- a CDS encoding site-specific integrase → MKKSITVSELCDQYLLDGVGTKKQSTIDTDRGRINRHIVPLLGKMRVKDLSAAHVTKFLKDVADGKTAKIEKTKKRGKAVVKGGKGTATRTVGLLGGILTYAKKAGIIDQNPVTGVKRYSDQKCNRFLSKTEMSKLGEILRTLEDQEVNPAAITIIRLLSVTGARLGEIQNLKWSEFDQKARLLRLMDSKTGQKTLPLNRAAFDLLNDWVRRHSDPNSTYMFASDRTEGSYSGTMKVWKKVRKMLGDEKLRLHDLRHSFASFAIEAGASIHVVKELLGHKDIATTQRYTHLEESPIREASDRIGEVVFSAFELQVSRRRNNA, encoded by the coding sequence ATGAAGAAATCAATCACCGTGTCGGAGCTATGTGATCAGTACCTTCTCGATGGCGTTGGTACCAAGAAGCAATCGACGATTGATACCGACCGAGGACGTATCAATCGTCACATTGTGCCGTTACTTGGCAAGATGCGGGTCAAGGATTTGTCCGCTGCTCACGTAACCAAGTTTCTGAAGGACGTTGCGGACGGTAAAACCGCAAAAATCGAGAAAACCAAAAAACGCGGCAAAGCGGTGGTCAAAGGCGGAAAAGGGACGGCAACGCGAACCGTCGGCTTGCTGGGCGGCATCCTTACATACGCAAAGAAAGCTGGCATTATCGACCAGAACCCGGTGACTGGCGTTAAGCGTTACTCAGACCAAAAATGCAATCGGTTCCTCTCGAAAACTGAGATGAGTAAGCTTGGCGAGATTTTGAGAACGCTGGAAGACCAAGAGGTCAATCCCGCCGCGATTACGATCATAAGGCTTCTATCAGTCACCGGCGCACGGCTTGGCGAAATCCAGAACCTGAAGTGGAGCGAGTTTGACCAGAAGGCACGCCTGCTGAGATTGATGGACTCTAAAACCGGGCAAAAGACCCTGCCGCTGAACCGGGCTGCATTTGATCTTTTAAACGATTGGGTGAGACGTCATAGCGATCCGAATAGCACATACATGTTTGCCAGTGACCGAACGGAAGGGTCTTATTCGGGGACTATGAAAGTCTGGAAAAAGGTAAGGAAGATGCTCGGCGACGAGAAGCTGCGGCTTCATGATTTGAGGCACTCCTTCGCAAGTTTTGCAATCGAGGCAGGTGCGTCTATTCATGTTGTTAAGGAACTACTAGGGCATAAGGACATTGCCACCACCCAGAGGTATACGCATCTGGAAGAAAGCCCAATAAGGGAAGCTTCAGATCGGATTGGCGAAGTTGTTTTTAGCGCTTTTGAGCTTCAAGTCTCGCGACGTCGGAATAACGCGTAG
- a CDS encoding EAL domain-containing protein, whose protein sequence is MQIRHGLVRVPQSRSNSPDDFEGAKFYADLLEALPAPAAYIRLDGRILLSNTKFAEICKASGYEAAAQNLRDMLSEAGWGHCQAALSMSLNGLPALSSGTIEFNCGAVLCNHLVCTSFVSLAKDQPAVLVQFEQRTIGQTNTGAAGRRSGSLLSGMGSNRPDDEGALLKHFPDDVLVFDPAASSKEKAGRILQAIDSAYDAADLATQLGEHPVGVTQTLYIPETGLLQGTETDRRMCEIRLVPLPGTGEEIESGTMAIIRRNVDCPHEVAENRRLAYQDPLTSLANRRAFTKSLDTELLRLAKDETSGLAVFYIDLDEFKKVNDLGGHDAGDSMLQRVASSLALTLGEFGTAARIGGDEFAGMLPAVNQEAAMAVAENILEAFARIRLEVADRVFTIGGSIGVAYAADWASAENCDGAGLLALADRACLRGKRFGGQSVQVHSVQARDCPSVGGCVETLPEFGNFQANELTLYSMPIVCLKKQKNCGAEILLRLQGDLSQGLSSKAWISAAERSGFIAQVDSWTLDKVLDAAERSPTRTILTMNVSAESARDSNFRDSLYQRLSINPLLASRLCLEISEKDFLREPADISYFIKFVSDLGCQTAIDDFAGHWPVLSRLTGLRVDWLKLAAGVPQEAMNDPAKASLLKALVSAARELGLKTIAKHVEARDEAEFLSSLDIEAAQGFYFGRPEPWPEAS, encoded by the coding sequence GTGCAGATCAGACATGGATTGGTGCGGGTCCCGCAATCGCGGTCCAATTCCCCAGATGATTTTGAAGGAGCGAAATTTTACGCGGACCTTCTGGAAGCTCTGCCGGCGCCGGCTGCCTACATTCGTCTGGACGGCCGGATACTGTTGAGCAACACCAAATTTGCGGAAATCTGCAAGGCATCCGGTTATGAAGCAGCGGCGCAAAACTTAAGAGACATGCTGTCGGAGGCTGGCTGGGGCCATTGCCAGGCCGCCCTGTCCATGTCGTTGAATGGTCTTCCGGCTTTGTCGAGCGGTACAATTGAATTCAACTGTGGTGCTGTGCTCTGCAATCATTTGGTCTGCACATCCTTTGTATCCTTGGCGAAGGACCAGCCTGCGGTGCTGGTTCAATTCGAACAAAGAACAATTGGACAGACCAACACCGGTGCAGCCGGGCGGCGTTCAGGTTCGCTTTTGTCGGGGATGGGTAGCAACCGCCCGGATGACGAAGGCGCTTTGTTGAAACATTTTCCAGATGACGTTCTGGTCTTTGATCCAGCAGCTTCTTCAAAGGAAAAGGCTGGTCGGATCCTTCAGGCCATCGACAGCGCCTATGATGCTGCCGATTTGGCAACGCAATTGGGTGAGCATCCAGTCGGGGTGACGCAGACGCTCTACATTCCCGAAACAGGCTTGCTGCAAGGGACCGAAACCGACCGGCGGATGTGCGAGATCCGTCTTGTACCTCTTCCGGGCACCGGGGAGGAAATCGAATCCGGCACGATGGCGATTATCCGCAGGAATGTCGATTGTCCGCATGAGGTTGCCGAAAACCGGCGCCTTGCTTATCAGGATCCCTTGACGAGCCTTGCCAACCGCCGCGCCTTTACCAAATCGTTGGATACGGAATTGCTGCGTCTTGCCAAAGACGAGACCAGCGGGCTGGCGGTATTTTACATCGATCTGGATGAATTCAAGAAGGTCAATGATCTGGGCGGGCATGATGCTGGGGACAGCATGCTTCAGCGGGTGGCGTCCAGCTTAGCCTTGACGCTAGGCGAATTTGGCACTGCTGCCCGGATCGGTGGTGATGAATTTGCCGGTATGCTTCCGGCGGTTAATCAAGAAGCTGCAATGGCGGTGGCTGAGAACATTCTTGAAGCCTTTGCGCGAATCCGGCTGGAAGTGGCTGATAGGGTGTTCACCATTGGCGGATCCATCGGCGTTGCCTATGCAGCCGACTGGGCCTCGGCTGAAAACTGCGACGGGGCAGGGTTGTTGGCTTTGGCAGACAGAGCCTGTCTGCGCGGAAAACGGTTCGGCGGGCAATCCGTTCAGGTTCATTCGGTGCAGGCGCGGGATTGCCCATCTGTTGGCGGCTGTGTCGAGACCTTGCCGGAGTTCGGAAACTTTCAAGCGAATGAATTGACGCTCTATTCCATGCCGATTGTTTGCTTGAAGAAACAAAAAAACTGCGGCGCAGAAATTCTATTGCGCCTTCAAGGCGACTTGTCACAGGGGCTCTCGTCGAAGGCGTGGATTTCTGCGGCAGAACGGTCTGGATTTATCGCGCAAGTCGACTCCTGGACCCTCGACAAGGTGTTGGACGCCGCCGAGCGGTCTCCAACACGCACCATACTGACGATGAATGTGTCTGCGGAATCGGCCAGAGATTCGAACTTCCGGGATAGTCTCTATCAGCGCTTGTCGATCAATCCCCTGCTGGCGTCACGTCTGTGTCTGGAGATTTCGGAAAAGGATTTTCTGCGGGAGCCGGCCGACATCAGTTATTTCATCAAGTTTGTATCGGACTTGGGGTGTCAAACTGCGATCGATGATTTTGCCGGACACTGGCCGGTTCTGTCCCGGCTAACCGGTCTGCGGGTTGATTGGCTGAAGTTGGCTGCCGGTGTCCCGCAAGAGGCCATGAACGATCCGGCCAAGGCCAGCCTGCTCAAGGCGCTCGTTTCGGCAGCGCGGGAGCTTGGCCTGAAAACCATCGCCAAACATGTCGAGGCCAGAGACGAGGCTGAATTCCTAAGTTCTCTCGATATCGAAGCCGCGCAAGGGTTTTATTTCGGCCGCCCAGAACCTTGGCCGGAAGCCAGCTAA